In one window of Photobacterium leiognathi DNA:
- a CDS encoding imelysin family protein yields MMYTKPFLNSSLLCGVALGVATLLTGCGEANNDKLSTQFASVADNHVHPEQTGFNLTPVHEMSVNAAKGYVLSSHVLDKQMGKLCQRYSEETLQAAQQAWLQSMHSWMKFQGREKGSEAALALGWKVQFWPDKKNTTGRKIKQLLQAETLPTSQGIADQSVAVQGLGAVEWFLFQEKKQLAAPKYCQLAHAITGNMLTTAKALEMAWEENPWQDLTPQLALAEYLGALNNQLDYTLKKLTRPMGKPGQPKPYQAEAWRSQTSMLSLKASVEALHQLYLANGKGLNHLLIESGHEVTANRINQRFELLLEDWPKQNSMVAMMKTKEGYRELINVFNGLEYIQIALHDDVAAELGIVMGFNATDGD; encoded by the coding sequence ATGATGTATACAAAACCCTTTTTAAATTCATCCCTGCTTTGTGGTGTTGCACTGGGTGTGGCGACGTTGCTGACAGGGTGTGGTGAGGCCAATAATGATAAACTATCAACTCAGTTTGCGAGTGTGGCTGATAATCATGTTCATCCCGAGCAAACAGGATTTAATTTAACACCTGTGCACGAAATGTCGGTAAATGCTGCCAAAGGTTACGTGCTATCTAGCCATGTATTAGATAAGCAAATGGGGAAATTGTGCCAGCGTTACAGTGAGGAAACGTTACAAGCGGCACAACAAGCATGGCTGCAAAGCATGCATAGTTGGATGAAGTTTCAAGGGCGTGAGAAAGGCAGTGAAGCGGCATTAGCATTGGGTTGGAAAGTGCAGTTTTGGCCTGATAAGAAAAACACCACAGGAAGAAAGATCAAGCAGTTGTTACAAGCAGAAACCCTACCAACCAGCCAAGGGATTGCAGATCAAAGTGTAGCCGTACAAGGATTAGGTGCTGTTGAGTGGTTTTTATTCCAAGAGAAAAAACAGTTAGCTGCTCCGAAATACTGTCAGTTAGCCCATGCCATCACTGGCAATATGCTGACAACGGCAAAAGCGTTAGAAATGGCATGGGAAGAAAATCCATGGCAAGACTTAACACCTCAACTGGCCTTGGCGGAATATTTAGGGGCGCTTAATAACCAGCTTGATTACACCTTAAAAAAGCTTACTCGTCCGATGGGGAAACCAGGACAACCCAAGCCTTATCAAGCAGAAGCATGGCGTTCACAAACTTCTATGTTGAGTTTGAAAGCCAGTGTTGAGGCGTTGCATCAGCTATATCTTGCCAATGGTAAAGGTTTGAATCATTTGTTGATTGAATCAGGCCATGAGGTCACGGCAAATCGTATTAATCAGCGTTTTGAATTGCTGCTAGAAGACTGGCCGAAGCAAAACAGTATGGTGGCGATGATGAAAACCAAAGAAGGTTATCGTGAGCTGATCAATGTGTTTAACGGTTTGGAATATATTCAGATTGCGCTGCATGATGATGTAGCCGCAGAGCTGGGTATTGTGATGGGGTTTAATGCAACTGATGGCGACTAA
- a CDS encoding DUF1513 domain-containing protein, protein MQLMATNLTRRKLLQYALSSAGTLPLMSLMGCDANAKHGLSSQSYQQPKIIGCSRTAAGKYAAVVADLSGNPLMQVMLPARGHGIALHRNGSLVAVFSRRPGQYVQVFDHQTGKEWGLRAADPNRHFYGHGVFSRDGQYLYATEGESATSRGVIGVYEVKQGLPKVAEFTDFGIGPHEVIWADDQTLAIGVGGVHTQGRTPLNLDSMQPALVYVDKTNGELVEQAELADKRLSIRHLSLMDNGGIACGQQYRGEPEHAAPLVATHQRGQALQPLIAEDEEWLRFNHYIASIGTLDGYLLATSPRGNCYGIWDQDTRELISLKPLTDASGVAMLDHHWIVGSGAGKIVSVDTKQQAKIKQSTIMWDNHWQLFI, encoded by the coding sequence ATGCAACTGATGGCGACTAATTTAACAAGACGTAAATTATTGCAGTATGCCTTGTCATCTGCTGGCACATTGCCTTTGATGTCATTAATGGGCTGTGATGCTAATGCAAAACATGGTTTATCTTCCCAATCTTACCAACAGCCTAAGATCATTGGTTGTAGCCGTACTGCAGCAGGTAAGTATGCCGCTGTTGTTGCTGATTTATCGGGCAATCCGTTAATGCAAGTGATGTTGCCTGCAAGGGGACATGGTATTGCGTTGCACCGTAACGGCTCGTTGGTGGCGGTATTTTCTCGTCGTCCGGGGCAATACGTCCAAGTGTTTGATCATCAAACGGGTAAAGAGTGGGGATTACGTGCCGCTGATCCAAATCGTCACTTTTATGGTCATGGTGTGTTCTCTCGTGATGGACAGTATTTGTATGCAACAGAAGGTGAATCAGCAACCAGTCGCGGCGTGATTGGTGTATACGAGGTCAAACAAGGTTTGCCAAAAGTCGCTGAATTTACCGATTTTGGTATTGGTCCCCATGAAGTGATTTGGGCTGATGATCAAACGTTAGCTATCGGTGTCGGTGGTGTTCATACCCAAGGACGAACGCCACTAAACCTTGATTCAATGCAACCTGCGTTGGTGTATGTGGATAAAACCAACGGTGAATTGGTTGAACAAGCCGAGCTTGCTGATAAGCGATTGAGTATTCGTCATTTAAGTTTGATGGATAACGGTGGCATTGCATGTGGTCAACAATACCGTGGCGAGCCTGAACATGCAGCGCCTTTGGTGGCAACCCATCAACGAGGACAAGCTTTACAGCCGTTAATTGCGGAAGATGAAGAATGGCTGCGGTTTAATCATTACATTGCCAGTATCGGTACATTAGATGGTTACTTGCTGGCGACTTCACCAAGGGGAAATTGTTACGGTATTTGGGATCAAGATACTCGTGAGCTGATTTCACTCAAGCCACTCACCGATGCTTCTGGTGTCGCAATGTTAGATCATCATTGGATTGTTGGCTCTGGTGCTGGAAAAATTGTCAGTGTTGATACCAAGCAACAAGCAAAGATAAAACAAAGCACGATTATGTGGGATAACCACTGGCAGTTATTTATTTAA